The following is a genomic window from SAR324 cluster bacterium.
TGTAGGTGCTTTGAACGATAATTTTAATGGAAAGATGAGCCCAAGAGTTGTTGATGTGCCAATCACACTGGTCAACAAATCAAATGTAGGGCAATTTAAGTAAATCATCCAAAATAGAGAGGGCTTTTTGTCCTCTCTGTCCTAGCTAAAATTCGAAAAGTTATATTTTATATTGTTAGTAAAAAATGGATAAAAACATTGTTGAAATGCAAAATATCAAAAAAACTTTTGGCAATGTTGAGGCTCTTCGAGGAGTTAATCTTTATCTGAAAGAAGGTGAAGTACTTGGGTTGGTTGGAGATAATGCGGCAGGAAAGTCTACACTTACCAAAATATTGGCTGGAGCAATCGAACCAACAGAAGGTGATATTATCGTCAACGGAGAGAAAGTGATTTTTAAAAATCCAGTTGATGCAAAATCGAAGAAAATTGAGATGGTTTATCAAGATTTAGCTTTATGCAACTCAATCGATGTATCTGGGAATATTTTTTTGGGTCGTGAAAAAATTATACAAATTCTTGGTATTAAGTTTCTGAAAAAGAAGGAAATGCAGGAAGAGACTAAAGATATTTTAGATGATTTAGCTATCAAAGTTAAATCAGTAAGTTCAAAAGTTGAGTTCTTATCTGGAGGACAAAGGCAGAGTATAGCCATTGGCAAAGCTGTAGCATCAAATCCAAAAGTTTTAATTATGGATGAGCCCACATCTGCTCTTGCAGTTGCAGAAGTTGAGTCCGTATTA
Proteins encoded in this region:
- a CDS encoding ATP-binding cassette domain-containing protein; amino-acid sequence: MDKNIVEMQNIKKTFGNVEALRGVNLYLKEGEVLGLVGDNAAGKSTLTKILAGAIEPTEGDIIVNGEKVIFKNPVDAKSKKIEMVYQDLALCNSIDVSGNIFLGREKIIQILGIKFLKKKEMQEETKDILDDLAIKVKSVSSKVEFLSGGQRQSIAIGKAVASNPKVLIMDEPTSALAVAEVESVLNLIKKVKSLKVSVILITHRLQDIFKVCDRIMVMYEGKNVAERKINETDLSEIVSLIVAEH